acagacaaaatacacaattattttcttcattacttgtattctttcttctaacatggtatcagagccgctccgcgtgcaaccttgagcgatggtgaggcaaacctcagcgaggacgctgagtcccataaggggggtggattgtaacaccctaggcaaatcccacatcgacaaaacacagaagagatgctgggtatataagttgatggtttgtaacccctattgaagcgttttaaaaccgtgagggctttcgacccagagcggacaatatcactagtgggttgggccgttacatttgtggtatcagagcctcgttcttatcgtgaggtaagtactgaccctctttggcagcaagctatgactgacgaacttcaggctttagagaaaactcatacttgggatgtagttgatcttccaccaaacaagacccctattggttgcaaatgtctttacaaaatcaagacccgttctgatggaactattgaacgctacaaagctcgcttagtagccaaagggtacactcaagagtatggtatcgactatgaagaaacttttgctccagtggcccgattaacatctattcgcaatctcttagctattgctgcagttcgtaaatggaaacttttctagatggatgtcaaaaatacTTTTCTTCATagtgatttaacagaagaggtttatatgcatcctccacctggttatcattctcctcataaggtttgcaaacttcgacgagccttatatggattaaaacaagctctcagggcctggtttgccaaatttagttccactcttgctcaaattggttttctctctagtccacatgattctgcattattcactcgcGAAAGCGGTGGTATTATTCTTACatttgctttatgttgatgatatgataataacagagATGATTCATCCGTATTctagagttacaacattatctcaatcaacattttgaaatgaaagacctgggttctctcagctattttttgggtcttgaagtttctcaaaattctgatggctattatctatctcaagccaagtatgcatccgacttactttctcggcGGGCATCACGATAGCAAAACGatatcaaccccattggagctcaattgcaaacttacacctcttgatggcactcctcttgatgatcctactttatatcggcGACTTGTccgagtcttgtttatctcacgtTACTCGACACGATATTTCATATCTTTGTTCATCCGTCACCGGTTTATGtcgctcctcgctcaactcatttctctgatGCCagatccttcgttatatcaaaggcactctttttcatggtttgcacttttccgctacctcctccctagtattatcggCTACTCGATCTTGATTGGTGGTGATCCGCGGATCGTCGCTCTACAATcagttattgtttcttcttgggtaattctcttatcttttggcgtagcaaaaagcaaactgttgttgcacgttctagcacagaatctgaatatcgtgctcttgctgatgctacatctgaattactttggttatgGTGGTCATTAattgatttgggtgtcactcattcttctgccacaatgcttcattACGATAATAGAAATGcaatacagatttctcataatgatgtatttcatgagcgtaccaaacacatcgaaattgattgtcattttgtacgtcatcatgttgctcatggcaccatatgtttgattcctgtctcctctgtcagccaaaacgctgatatattcaccaaaacgcatcctcctgctcgctttcaggatctcttaagcaaactcaagttggcacctgtgctatcaccttgagtttgaggggggtgttagcataattacagcaattagcatgattataggagatttgtgtagcataattacagcaattagcatgattataggagatttgtgtagcataattatagcaattattattcttgtccaaattagttcatattttcatgtataaatagatgtaatatctctgtaaatgagacacagacaaatacacagtccttttcttcattacttgtattctttcttctaacagaaGAGAGGAAAGTAAAACAAACCAGGAACTTTTGATTCCTTGTGCTTTAGGGTAGGGATGACCAATTAAGCATTTAGGCTATAACCAAATTAGTGGATTTATAATTGTTAATTAATCGAGAGTTATGAGCTTCACAAATGTTCATCCAGGTGAACAGCCAAATCGGAAGAACAGAATCCAGGGAATATATGTGGCTTTGAGCAATCATCAGGGTAAATTCTGTTTCAGGAAGCACCAACCAACCATGCATGTCCCTTTTTTTGGGATGTAAAATGAGCaatttaaaagaaacaaaagattttttattattgccactcttaatcttttattaaGGGTCTACTCTTGACCCTACATAAGCAACTTTTATCTCTTCCAACATCATCCTTTGTTGTGATGTGGACTTGTAACCTAATCATCTTTGAATTCATGATTAATTGAACAAGCAGAGGAACCTCTTCCAAACATTTCTCCATTTCCAGTTTGTCCAAACCATAAATTACTGCATTATAAATATTTGCAAGCTGAAGAAACCTATATAGAGATTGCCTGACGTGGACGCTCAATGCTGGATGCAGGAGAATGCGCTGAATTGACAGCTCTAGTAAAGTTCATATGAATATCATGTGCTAGTTGGGTCAAGAATTAAAATTGGCCCCCCATTTCTCTTGCAGGGAAAGAACTTCTCACATGCTATAATGGGGCCCTTGATCACATGCGTTTTCGTCATCTTCCATGTGAGTTTCAGTTTACTGCCTCTAATATGATTATGGAGCAGCCGCTGGCTTCCTCTTCATCACATGTTTGGAGTTGAGCATAAATCAACATTTAATTCAGATTGCCCAAAACCACACTACTGCTGATGTTGAACATGGAAAGTGAGGAGAGGATCGCATATCCAATTACCATTTCAATTATCAATGTTGCTTAAACTGTTCCAATTTAAcctaaaattttattgatttggtTTCAACAAGTTAGTGATCGAACGCTCAAACCATCATCAAGTTGTGTATTTATTTGCTTTGCTGAGGTAATAGAAGTAGTGAAAAACAATATCCTGTTGGATAAAAGTTGTTGCCATGGGGATGTTGCAGGGCTGCACATGAACTGAAGAACAGGGGAGCATGTAAATCTACAACATGATGAAACCCATAAGTAAAAGAAATGTTGCTTCCATTAACAGaggtaaaaaaataaataaataaaataaaataaaatataaatataaaagcaATAAGAAGATAAAAGGCACAGAACATCACTGCTACATCTATGCATCATCGTctataacattttttttttaaatttttccacaacttgAAATCCATGCTATTGCTTGTATCACTGgacaaaatgataaaaaaaaaaaaaaaaaaggaaacacaAACTCTTCCAAATCCTATAGAATCGAAAGACTACACAGACAGACAATGTAGACTCAAAAGACGCTTCAATGGTGGTTAGAAGGAAAAGGAGGCACAGGCAACTGAAAAGGGtagaagaagggaaaaaaaacAGAGAAGAAATGAGCAACGCTTCCGCACCTGCTCCTAGAAGAATGGTATTGGGGGCTCTTTTCGATGGAAGCAGGCCGAGGTTGAGAAGAAAAGAGAGAAGGGAATGCTGGAAATATGGGTGTAACAATATAATGACATAGTGTAAAAAATTGTACACTTGCCAATATATATTTGTATGCAGATAGTTCTGGAAAGAAACGatggcttaaaaaaaaaaatggcagaAACTGAATGGCCTATTTGGCCAAATTTAATTGATTGGGACTGTATTAGCATCCGCGTCCCCTTCTGCATGAAAGAGCACCTGCATTATCAGTCATTGATCCGACCATGGAAGAAGATTTGGCACCCAAGCTTGAAGCACGAGCATAGCTAGCTGAAGCTCCAGCTCCAGATGGAGTGAAATAAGCGCCATTCAGCAAAAGGTCACCCTCTGACCTCCAATTCCAGCTCTTCCATTGGCTTGCAGCTGTATCCACCCTCTTTGTCACCTGTTTTAAACCAAATCCATCATCAAGAGTCAGCAAATTCATTTTCTACATTTTGTTGGGagcatgaaataaaaaaaaaaaggagcggTAAGAGGTAATTGGTTATACCTCCTTTGCAAAGGGGTTGACTGGTGCATTATATCTGTTGCCCTGGCTATTGATTGTGGGATTTGCACTCCCACCAATGGCATACATCTCCCAGTGAGTATAGTCGTTGTTGACTACATGGAAGTATCCATGTCTGCACCTGCAATTTTCATTATTCAAAATCATTTAAGTTTGGCTAAAACTAGAGACAATAAGCAATTATTGACAAATAGAAAAGGTTAGCTTGAATTTTACCTTGGCATTCTCTGGATGAGTCCCTCTCCAAAATGGTTGTACGCGATGGTCACTTGCATTTGCTTGTCTCTTGTGTACGAATCACTGTGGCCCAATAGCATCACCTGTATTAAATTGCATATAAGAGACATCATTAGCTTTCACTAATTAATGAGGAAGCAAAAATTGTTGGACATGAAAAATTGCATGAAGCACACCTCATTGTGGTGAGTTAAGTGGTTGTTAGAGATGGTAATGGCTGTCGAACCCATGACAGCATCAACCAGGCCATCAGCGCAATGAGAAAGCGAATTGTGGTCAACCCATATGTGACTTGATCCAAAAATAGAGATGGCATCACCATCAGCCACTGTCCTCCACCCATAGTGACTGGGTGAGCTCCTAACCATAGCATTGCCGGTGGGCTTGCAGTCATGAATGTGCAGACCATGAATGATCACATTCGTAATAAATTGAATGGTGATGCACCCTCCATTAGCAATGTGAACATTGGCCCCGCGGCCATCAATAGTCTTGAAGCTGTTCATGATAAGTTCCTGCttcaattgaatcaccatgtcCCTTTTGAA
The Hevea brasiliensis isolate MT/VB/25A 57/8 chromosome 15, ASM3005281v1, whole genome shotgun sequence genome window above contains:
- the LOC110632204 gene encoding probable pectate lyase 1 isoform X2 → MAASSGEETEDWKNEHAVDDPEEVVAMVEMSIRNSTERRNLGYFSCGTGNPIDDCWRCDPNWQKNRKRLAECGIGFGRNAIGGRDGRFYVVTDPSDDDPVNPKPGTLRHAVIQDEPLWIVFKRDMVIQLKQELIMNSFKTIDGRGANVHIANGGCITIQFITNVIIHGLHIHDCKPTGNAMVRSSPSHYGWRTVADGDAISIFGSSHIWVDHNSLSHCADGLVDAVMGSTAITISNNHLTHHNEVMLLGHSDSYTRDKQMQVTIAYNHFGEGLIQRMPRCRHGYFHVVNNDYTHWEMYAIGGSANPTINSQGNRYNAPVNPFAKEVTKRVDTAASQWKSWNWRSEGDLLLNGAYFTPSGAGASASYARASSLGAKSSSMVGSMTDNAGALSCRRGRGC
- the LOC110632204 gene encoding probable pectate lyase 8 isoform X1, which gives rise to MAMAVPSKWVCVCATVLVVMFVGVAATVRNDGISGLTRNVQTEKSPSSKNSSMAASSGEETEDWKNEHAVDDPEEVVAMVEMSIRNSTERRNLGYFSCGTGNPIDDCWRCDPNWQKNRKRLAECGIGFGRNAIGGRDGRFYVVTDPSDDDPVNPKPGTLRHAVIQDEPLWIVFKRDMVIQLKQELIMNSFKTIDGRGANVHIANGGCITIQFITNVIIHGLHIHDCKPTGNAMVRSSPSHYGWRTVADGDAISIFGSSHIWVDHNSLSHCADGLVDAVMGSTAITISNNHLTHHNEVMLLGHSDSYTRDKQMQVTIAYNHFGEGLIQRMPRCRHGYFHVVNNDYTHWEMYAIGGSANPTINSQGNRYNAPVNPFAKEVTKRVDTAASQWKSWNWRSEGDLLLNGAYFTPSGAGASASYARASSLGAKSSSMVGSMTDNAGALSCRRGRGC